In a single window of the Campylobacter iguaniorum genome:
- the hypF gene encoding carbamoyltransferase HypF has protein sequence MKSLKIEVKGLVQGVGFRPFIYLLASKFSIFGEVFNDSSGVKIEIYADDLSCDKFIQAIRDELPPLARIDELSIAPSQRKFSEFKIITSKDAQKIAPILPDFAICDECKSEFYDPRNRRYHHPFINCTNCGPRFSIIRSLPYDRQNTTMAKFKMCDECQNEYENPLNRRYHAQPVACNECGAKVSLKSLDNEIKFSDFEAINECVRELKNGKIIAIKGIGGFHLVCNALNETAINSLRSRKNRPHKPFALMCKDEIMASNFAEFSQSELKLLNSNIKPIVLVKKNRNLPEILAPNLDKVGIFLAPTSLHLLLFEYTHFPLIATSANISGEPIIKNYDEVCLKLKNIADLVLDNDRDILNPSDDSIAFVCDGKTQWLRTSRGIKPKIIKSKFSQKSCFLAIGSELKNEFAIYKDGLIFSSPYIGDLKNTATFERFLSLVDMFKSVYELEFDFVVADLHPYFLHTKHFEKLGFKVRKVQHHYAHVLSVMFENDLQGEVLGFGFDGTGYGDDASIWGGEVFLADENGYERVAKFDPFLLVGGDNAIKNIYHLTYAILKKYQISAPKWEAKFDKIKLANLSKIISKNIGVQTNSLGRIFDAFASLVLGIETISYDAQAAMELESLYDESLDIAYKFDIENGIINYKNAFLNALADEPKVAATGFINGIADLILELALHHKKPVVLGGGVFQNRALLSKTISNLEKNSIKYYLPKDEPANDSAIAMGQIYYGLKFLSYNQKQKIRNHNE, from the coding sequence TTGAAATCTCTTAAAATCGAAGTAAAAGGCTTGGTTCAAGGTGTTGGATTTAGGCCTTTTATATATTTGCTTGCTTCTAAATTTAGCATTTTCGGAGAGGTTTTTAACGACTCAAGCGGCGTTAAAATAGAGATTTATGCTGATGATCTTAGTTGCGATAAATTTATTCAAGCTATCAGAGATGAGCTTCCACCTCTTGCAAGAATCGATGAGCTTAGCATCGCTCCTAGCCAAAGAAAATTTAGCGAGTTTAAAATCATAACCTCAAAAGACGCACAAAAAATAGCTCCTATTTTGCCTGATTTTGCGATTTGCGATGAGTGTAAAAGCGAGTTTTATGACCCAAGAAATCGCCGCTACCATCATCCTTTCATAAACTGCACGAACTGTGGCCCTAGATTTTCTATTATCAGATCGCTTCCTTATGACCGCCAAAATACTACAATGGCTAAATTTAAAATGTGCGATGAGTGTCAAAACGAGTATGAAAATCCGCTAAATCGCCGCTATCACGCTCAACCAGTTGCTTGCAATGAGTGTGGGGCGAAAGTGAGCCTAAAAAGCCTTGATAATGAGATTAAATTTAGTGATTTTGAAGCCATAAATGAGTGCGTACGCGAGCTAAAAAATGGCAAAATTATTGCCATAAAAGGCATTGGCGGATTTCATCTTGTTTGCAACGCTTTAAATGAAACTGCGATAAACTCACTAAGAAGTCGCAAAAATCGCCCACACAAGCCATTTGCACTGATGTGTAAAGATGAGATTATGGCTAGTAATTTTGCTGAATTTAGCCAAAGTGAGCTAAAGCTTTTAAACTCAAATATCAAACCTATAGTTTTAGTTAAAAAAAATAGAAATTTGCCTGAAATTTTAGCTCCAAATTTAGACAAAGTAGGCATATTTTTGGCTCCCACATCTCTTCATTTGCTGCTTTTTGAATACACTCACTTCCCGCTCATCGCAACTAGTGCAAACATAAGTGGTGAGCCGATAATCAAAAACTATGATGAAGTCTGCTTGAAGCTTAAAAATATCGCTGATTTGGTGCTTGATAATGACAGAGATATTTTAAATCCAAGCGATGATAGTATAGCTTTTGTTTGCGATGGCAAAACTCAGTGGCTACGCACTTCAAGGGGTATTAAACCCAAAATAATTAAGTCTAAATTTAGCCAAAAAAGCTGTTTTTTAGCTATCGGAAGCGAGCTGAAAAATGAGTTTGCTATCTATAAAGATGGTTTGATTTTTAGTTCGCCATACATCGGAGATTTGAAAAATACAGCGACATTTGAGAGGTTTTTAAGCCTTGTTGATATGTTTAAGAGCGTTTATGAGCTGGAGTTTGATTTTGTTGTGGCTGATTTGCACCCATATTTTTTGCATACAAAACACTTTGAAAAACTTGGTTTTAAGGTACGAAAAGTCCAACACCACTACGCTCACGTGCTTTCAGTTATGTTTGAAAATGATTTGCAAGGCGAAGTTCTTGGCTTTGGATTTGATGGGACTGGATATGGCGATGATGCTAGTATCTGGGGTGGGGAAGTGTTTTTGGCTGATGAAAATGGCTATGAAAGAGTGGCTAAATTTGATCCATTTTTGCTAGTTGGTGGCGACAACGCCATAAAAAACATATATCATCTCACCTATGCAATCCTAAAAAAATATCAAATTTCAGCACCGAAATGGGAGGCTAAATTTGACAAAATAAAACTAGCAAATTTAAGTAAAATTATCTCAAAAAATATAGGCGTACAAACCAACTCGCTTGGTAGGATTTTTGATGCTTTTGCCTCTTTGGTGCTTGGCATTGAAACGATCAGCTATGACGCGCAAGCAGCCATGGAGCTTGAGAGCTTGTACGATGAGAGCTTGGATATAGCTTATAAATTTGATATAGAAAATGGCATTATAAACTACAAAAATGCTTTTTTAAACGCCTTAGCTGACGAGCCAAAAGTAGCGGCGACTGGGTTTATAAATGGTATCGCTGATCTTATTTTGGAGCTTGCATTGCACCATAAAAAACCAGTTGTTTTAGGC